In one window of Streptomyces roseofulvus DNA:
- a CDS encoding ATP-binding cassette domain-containing protein yields MCGQIPSVLGRIARLSWRADRRAVQLLVGCQLVTGVSAAVLLTATARAMVPVLGAGSAGERLRGALPALLVVAVAAALARAAGAVSSYAERRVTPRLTTETDSALVEAVCRVEAVAYAEDGFADRREAAEMGVTRTHVMVTDAQRFVSALIRMVTAGGVLSVLNPLLLPLLLLAVLPAGAGAVLSARVDYEIHYANVADRNVRGMMRWWATESRYSDEVRANSMTDYLVYWYRALSDRCDRRSLAAAPRTLRIALLSAVAGGVFLLATWGALAWLAVSGRIDLAVAATAVIAVQTTLAALSQVVVGAAAVFHTSLYLGDMQSFLDGAAARAPRRGPRRLAAPVDEIRLEEVGYQYPGKDKPAVDGVSLTLRRGQILAIVGANGSGKSTLTRLLTGVYLPDKGTVSWNGTDLSGVDPATVWAHTGLVPQIFAQWPLRVRENVTLGQPRTHDDAPVWEAVDAVGLRDAVEDLPAGLDTLLARDLWGGTELSGGQWQRIACSRALYRRPELLILDEPTSQMDPRGEHQIFEQIKAIAADRITLVVTHRLENTRIADHIIVMEHGRITEQGRYDELAHGGGTFAELLTLSQDR; encoded by the coding sequence ATGTGCGGGCAGATCCCCTCCGTCCTGGGCCGTATCGCGAGGCTCTCGTGGCGGGCCGACCGGCGGGCCGTCCAGTTGCTCGTCGGCTGCCAGTTGGTCACGGGCGTCTCGGCCGCCGTGCTGCTGACGGCCACCGCCCGCGCCATGGTGCCCGTCCTCGGGGCCGGCTCCGCCGGGGAGCGGCTGCGGGGCGCGTTGCCCGCGTTGCTGGTGGTGGCCGTCGCCGCCGCGCTGGCCCGTGCGGCCGGGGCCGTGTCCTCGTACGCGGAACGGCGGGTCACGCCGCGGCTGACGACGGAGACGGACTCGGCGCTGGTGGAGGCGGTGTGCCGGGTGGAGGCGGTGGCGTACGCGGAGGACGGGTTCGCGGACCGGCGCGAGGCGGCCGAGATGGGGGTGACGCGGACCCATGTGATGGTGACCGACGCCCAGCGGTTCGTGTCGGCGCTGATCCGCATGGTCACCGCCGGGGGCGTGCTGTCGGTGCTGAACCCGCTGTTGCTGCCGCTGCTCCTGCTCGCGGTTCTTCCGGCCGGTGCCGGCGCGGTGCTGAGCGCGCGGGTCGACTACGAGATCCACTACGCGAACGTGGCGGACCGCAACGTGAGGGGGATGATGCGCTGGTGGGCGACCGAGTCCCGGTACAGCGACGAGGTCCGCGCGAACTCGATGACGGACTACCTCGTCTACTGGTACCGGGCCCTGTCCGACCGGTGTGACCGGCGCAGTCTGGCCGCCGCGCCCCGGACCCTGAGGATCGCCCTGCTGTCGGCGGTGGCCGGTGGCGTCTTCCTGCTGGCGACCTGGGGTGCGCTGGCGTGGCTGGCCGTGTCCGGTCGGATCGATCTCGCGGTCGCGGCGACGGCCGTGATCGCCGTGCAGACCACGCTCGCCGCGCTGTCCCAGGTGGTCGTCGGCGCCGCCGCGGTCTTCCACACCAGCCTGTACCTGGGCGACATGCAGTCCTTCCTCGACGGCGCCGCCGCCCGTGCCCCGAGGCGCGGTCCCCGTCGTCTCGCCGCCCCGGTCGACGAGATCCGGCTGGAAGAGGTCGGGTACCAGTACCCGGGCAAGGACAAGCCCGCCGTCGACGGCGTGTCCCTGACCCTGCGGCGCGGCCAGATCCTCGCGATCGTCGGGGCCAACGGCTCGGGGAAGTCCACCCTCACCCGCCTGCTGACCGGTGTCTACCTGCCGGACAAGGGCACCGTCTCGTGGAACGGCACCGACCTCTCCGGGGTGGACCCCGCCACGGTGTGGGCGCACACCGGACTGGTGCCGCAGATCTTCGCGCAGTGGCCGCTGCGGGTCCGCGAGAACGTCACCCTGGGCCAGCCCCGGACGCACGACGACGCCCCGGTGTGGGAGGCCGTCGACGCGGTCGGGCTGCGCGACGCCGTCGAGGACCTCCCCGCCGGCCTCGACACCCTCCTCGCCCGGGACCTGTGGGGCGGCACGGAACTCTCCGGCGGCCAGTGGCAGCGCATCGCCTGCTCCAGGGCCCTGTACCGCCGGCCCGAGCTGCTGATCCTCGACGAGCCCACCTCCCAGATGGATCCCCGCGGCGAACACCAGATCTTCGAGCAGATCAAGGCCATCGCCGCCGACCGCATCACCCTCGTGGTCACCCACCGCCTGGAGAACACCCGGATCGCGGACCACATCATCGTGATGGAGCACGGCCGGATCACCGAACAGGGGCGGTACGACGAACTGGCCCACGGAGGCGGGACCTTCGCCGAACTCCTCACACTGTCGCAGGACCGCTGA
- a CDS encoding phosphotransferase has product MSPSVKFFTRETRAYRDVVPALGHHRAPQFLDSRADALALLLTAAPGAPAPGLDLTAATWRAVHAQAGELSARLHEAGPLDPRDRTEAEASLTAAADGAETYLGRAGDRLTGDERQLVRDYAARLRRVGPVPLGTIHGDNQPRNWLWSETGLALVDFERTRPAARVQDLVILAATEWLDHPDRRQAFLQAYGRDLTGAERHALRCLTALDAVNCLAWGPDNDHPEVTARGRRTLDRLMREDRP; this is encoded by the coding sequence GTGTCGCCCTCGGTCAAGTTCTTCACCCGCGAGACGAGGGCCTACCGAGACGTCGTTCCCGCGCTCGGGCACCACCGGGCGCCCCAGTTCCTCGACAGCCGTGCGGACGCCTTGGCGCTCCTGCTCACCGCGGCGCCCGGTGCTCCGGCGCCGGGCCTGGACCTGACCGCTGCCACGTGGCGGGCCGTGCACGCACAGGCCGGCGAGCTGTCCGCCCGGCTCCACGAGGCCGGTCCGCTCGACCCCCGCGACCGGACGGAGGCCGAAGCGTCGCTGACCGCCGCGGCCGACGGTGCGGAGACGTACCTGGGCCGTGCCGGGGACCGGCTCACCGGCGACGAGCGGCAGCTGGTACGCGACTACGCGGCCCGGCTCCGCCGCGTGGGACCGGTGCCGCTCGGCACCATCCACGGCGACAACCAGCCGCGGAACTGGCTGTGGTCCGAGACGGGGCTCGCGCTCGTCGACTTCGAGCGCACGCGCCCCGCCGCCCGCGTACAGGACCTCGTCATCCTCGCCGCCACCGAGTGGCTCGACCACCCCGACCGCCGGCAGGCCTTCCTCCAGGCGTACGGGCGAGACCTCACCGGCGCCGAACGGCACGCGCTGCGCTGCCTGACCGCGCTCGACGCGGTCAACTGCCTGGCCTGGGGCCCGGATAACGACCACCCCGAGGTCACCGCCCGCGGCCGGCGAACCCTCGACCGGCTCATGAGGGAGGACCGACCGTGA
- a CDS encoding sensor histidine kinase, with protein MSTVRTVWRRLPPWAVDTGLVVLAALDAWINLVGEGTPVMWACAAAGSAGLLLRRRFPLAVFLLTLPMTLFMDVAVAPIAALYTLAAATRNRPLLAGCALLNAVAATLLWPMSDASDGERAWTLVQFVYTLATAVAPVLFGQLVQARHDVARQLVEVEEAREHERALHAQTVLARERAQLAREMHDVVSHQVSLIAVQAGALQMAAKDPDAREAARTIRTLSANTLDELRHMVTLLRASGGNATELTPQPTLADLQQLIASSGIETTLTGRLPSEISTTAQRTVYRTVQEALTNVRKHAPGARADVRLWHDAHHFGVTVTNTAPTRPSVALPSARHGLIGLKERAELLDGTLTAAPTPEGGYTIELRAPARSD; from the coding sequence ATGAGCACGGTCCGGACGGTCTGGCGGCGGCTGCCGCCCTGGGCCGTCGACACGGGACTTGTGGTGCTGGCCGCGCTCGACGCGTGGATCAACCTCGTGGGCGAGGGCACCCCCGTGATGTGGGCCTGCGCCGCCGCCGGCTCCGCCGGCCTGCTCCTGCGCAGACGCTTCCCGCTGGCCGTCTTCCTGCTGACCCTCCCCATGACCCTGTTCATGGACGTGGCCGTCGCGCCGATCGCCGCCCTGTACACGCTCGCCGCGGCCACCAGGAACCGCCCGCTGCTCGCCGGCTGCGCCCTGCTGAACGCCGTGGCGGCCACCCTCCTGTGGCCGATGTCCGACGCGTCCGACGGCGAACGGGCCTGGACGCTGGTTCAGTTCGTCTACACGTTGGCCACGGCCGTCGCCCCCGTCCTCTTCGGCCAGCTCGTCCAGGCCAGGCACGACGTGGCCCGCCAGCTCGTCGAGGTCGAGGAGGCCCGTGAGCACGAACGAGCCCTCCACGCCCAGACCGTCCTCGCCCGCGAACGCGCCCAACTGGCCCGCGAGATGCACGACGTCGTCTCCCACCAGGTCAGCCTCATCGCCGTCCAGGCAGGAGCCCTCCAGATGGCCGCCAAGGACCCCGACGCCCGCGAGGCCGCCCGCACCATCCGCACCCTGAGCGCGAACACCCTCGACGAACTCCGCCACATGGTCACCCTGCTCCGCGCCTCAGGCGGCAACGCCACCGAACTCACCCCCCAGCCCACCCTCGCCGACCTCCAGCAGCTCATCGCCAGCAGCGGCATCGAGACCACCCTGACCGGACGGCTCCCTTCCGAGATCAGCACCACCGCCCAGCGCACCGTCTACCGCACGGTCCAGGAAGCCCTCACCAACGTGCGCAAGCACGCCCCCGGAGCCCGCGCCGACGTACGCCTGTGGCACGACGCGCACCACTTCGGCGTCACCGTCACCAACACCGCCCCCACCCGCCCGTCCGTCGCCCTGCCCAGCGCCCGCCACGGCCTCATCGGCCTGAAGGAACGCGCCGAACTCCTCGACGGCACCCTGACCGCCGCCCCCACCCCGGAAGGCGGCTACACGATCGAACTACGGGCCCCCGCCCGGTCCGACTGA